The DNA window TTTGAATATGGGTTTGCCCATAAACAAGTAAAAAAAAGAAGGGGACGTTAAATTGGAAATAATAACCATGGTAAAGGGAAAAATAGCAGATGAAGATATTAATGCTTTTGAAGAGGCATACGATTCAATTAAAGAAGAACCAGCTCCTGAAGGATTAGTTGCATCTTACCTTCTAAAGGACATGATCGATCCAAATATTTACAAAGTAGAAACTGTATGGGCTAACCCAGAAACCCTAAAGAAGATCATGGGAGAGGGATCAGCATCTGCTGATATTAAACTGTTTGAAAAATTCGACACAGACCCAACCGTCGAAATATACGAAGTTAGGAACAACTTCCCCCAGTACGAAGAATAAAGTGACAAACTTTGGATTCAAAGGTATGAATATTACCTAAGCATTCTTTTTTTTTTAAATTAAATTTTTCATATTATTAGGGGTTGAAAATGAGACTTTGGAGTTTACATCCTAAATACATGGATTCTAAGGGATTAGTTGCTCTGTGGAGAGAAGGATTATTGGCAAGAAAGGTTTTGCTAGGTGAAACAAAGGGTTATAAAAATCATCCTCAACTCATAAGATTTAAAAACCATAAATATCCATTAAAAGCCATTGATACCTATTTATTCAATGTATATTTGGAATCTAAGCTTCGTAACTACAATTTTAACAGGTCCAAGATCGGAAACAAGTTCACAGAAGAACTCGTGGAAGTAACTGAAACCCAACTGGTATACGAACTGGATCATTTGAGAATTAAATTAGAAACCCGGGATCATGACAAATATTTAGAATTAAATGATATAATCGTTCCAGACCCGAATCCATTTTTCAGAAAGGTTGATGGTGATATTGAAACCTGGGAGATACAAAAATAAAGTTAGATCTAAACAGACCAAACAAAAAAATTTTTATTCAATTAAACACATAATAATAATGTGAAAGGTTTTGCATTAGCTAAAAGAGGTGTTATGTATATGAAGAGATACAAATGCAAGGTTTGCGGATATATTTACGATCCAGAGGTAGGTGATAAGAAGGGTAAAGTAGAACCTGGAACCGCCTTCGAAGATCTTAAAAGCAATTGGCACTGTCCATCCTGTGGTGCTGGTACCAACAGATTTGTGGCTGTTTAAAAAAATGTTTTAACCCATCAAAAAATTATTATTCCTGTAACCACATAATCAAATTTAGAATCTAAATTATAAGATAAAATTATTAGGAGATGTAACATGAAAAAATATCTATGTACAGCTTGTGGCTATGTATACGACCCAGAAGAAGGAGACCCGGATAATGGAATAGATCCTGGAACAGCATTTGAAGATTTACCAGATGACTGGGTTTGCCCACTTTGTGGAGTTGGAAAGGAACTCTTTGAAGAAACAGACTAAAAAAAATATTTTTTTTCTCGAACATTTTATTTTTTAAATCATTAAATTTTTTCAAATCATATTAGGAGGGAAACTAATGGATGAAAAAATGGTTGAATCTCTAAACAGCCAATTAAATGCTGAAATGTACTCTGCATATCTTTACCTGTCTATGGGAGCTTACTTTGAAGATTTAGATTTAGGTGGGTTTGCAAATTGGATGAGGGTGCAGGCTCAAGAAGAAATGACACATGCCATGAAGATACATGACTTTATAATTCAAAGAGGAGACCGGGTCACCTTAACCAAGATCGAAGCTCCTCCAACAGAGTGGGAGTCTCCTGTAAATGCATTTGAGCATGTTTATAAACATGAACAGAAGGTTACAGGTTTAATTAACCAGCTTGTTAACTTGGCACTTTCTTTGGGAGACCATGCAACCAACAACTTCCTTCAATGGTTCGTTGCGGAACAAGTGGAAGAAGAGGAATCCTCAAGTGGAGTTCTAAAAAAGGTTAAAATGGCCAACGATTCCTTAAGTGGAATGTTAATGCTCGACAACGAACTATCACAAAGAATTTTCACACCCCCTGCAACAACAAAATAACAATTTCATCTTCTTTTTCTTTTAAGTATTCAGACATCTTATTTTTATTTTGCCATTCCCTACTTCATGTCAAAAAAACCAACAATAATAAGTTCTTTTCTTCCAAACATCTCAACTTCATCTACAGTGAAATTATAATGGATAAGTTCATGTATATGAATATTAAATTTATTTTTAATTAAAAAAAAATGAACTCTGGGTGTAGTATGGAAGATTACGATCAAAAATATTATAAATCTAGATTCTACTGGCTATGGAGAACAATTATCCTATGGATAGGTTCATCGTTAGGATTCATGCTTGTTGCTTATTTATCAGTGGGACTCAGCGTTGATTCTTGGGAAACAGCGTTTGTTGTTGCTGGAATTGTAGGTATATTAAATGCTATATTATGGCCGCTTCTATCCAGAATTCTACTTCCTTTTATGGTTTTCACAGTGGGAATTGGTGCATTACTACTCAATGGACTTCTCATATGGCTTGCTACTAATTTTACTACAGGAGTAACCATTGAAGGACCTGCATTAATAATTACTCCCATTGCAATGGCTGCAATTTCAACATTACTAAATGGAGTATTGACAATAGATGACGATGCCACATGGTACCGGGGTATAAGGGACAAAGTTAAAAAAATTGACAAAGATTCAGTTACCAAAACTCCTGGAGTGATCTTCATGGAGATAGATGGACTTGCAAAGAACATCCTCTTGGAAGCAATTGAATTAGGAGATATGCCCACACTTAAAAGGTGGATTGAAGAAGGATCACACGAATTAAAGGGTTGGGAAACTGACCTATCAAGCCAAACTGGTGCCAGTCAAGCAGGAATATTACATGGGAACAATGAAGACATGGTTGCATTTAGATGGG is part of the Methanobacterium lacus genome and encodes:
- a CDS encoding rubredoxin — encoded protein: MKRYKCKVCGYIYDPEVGDKKGKVEPGTAFEDLKSNWHCPSCGAGTNRFVAV
- the rd gene encoding rubredoxin, with protein sequence MKKYLCTACGYVYDPEEGDPDNGIDPGTAFEDLPDDWVCPLCGVGKELFEETD
- a CDS encoding pyrimidine dimer DNA glycosylase/endonuclease V; its protein translation is MRLWSLHPKYMDSKGLVALWREGLLARKVLLGETKGYKNHPQLIRFKNHKYPLKAIDTYLFNVYLESKLRNYNFNRSKIGNKFTEELVEVTETQLVYELDHLRIKLETRDHDKYLELNDIIVPDPNPFFRKVDGDIETWEIQK
- a CDS encoding ferritin, which produces MDEKMVESLNSQLNAEMYSAYLYLSMGAYFEDLDLGGFANWMRVQAQEEMTHAMKIHDFIIQRGDRVTLTKIEAPPTEWESPVNAFEHVYKHEQKVTGLINQLVNLALSLGDHATNNFLQWFVAEQVEEEESSSGVLKKVKMANDSLSGMLMLDNELSQRIFTPPATTK